The genomic interval GCATCGGGGCATGTAAAAGCGCTTGAGAGACTGAGGAATGCAGAGGGTATTCATACCTACAATTTGGGCACGGGAAAGGGATATAGCGTTCTCGATGTTGTGAGAGCCTTTGAAAATGCAACCGGGATAAAAATCAGGCATGAAATTGCAGAGAGGCGGATCGGGGACCTTGCAGAATGCTTTGCAGACCCATCGAAGGCTTTAATGGAACTTTCATGGAAAGCCGAAAAAACCCTTGAGGACATGTGCCGCGATTCGTGGCGCTGGCAGAAGGGGAATCCCGAGGGATACTAGGCGAAAAGAATTGCCGAATTAATAGAACTATATATAAAAAATATCGTCTAATGAAAAAATTGGGTTCGAGCTGCTTTACGTACCCATGGAAGAGGATTATGCCCAGATGTCCATGACGGAAAACAAAACGGACGGAGTTCGCCTTGCCTATGGGCTGAAGCCGGGAAAACCGGCCATTTTCGAAGCGGAGACGCTTTCGCTCCTAAATCGTGACGGAAGCCTGTACCGGGAGCCTGAGATATCGGCATATGACGATTTGGATAATCACTATTCCAGGGAAGCTGTGGAAATTCTCGCGGAAAACGGAATCTATCTGGAAGGAGAGTCTTTCCTGCCGGAAAATATAATCGCGCAAAAGGATTTCTTCATTCTTTTCATCAATACTATGGGCTATTATGTGCCGGATGAAAGAAACGATGAGTTTATCGAGGAAATGTATGCATATCTGCTAAGGCAGGAAATCATTACAGAGGATGAAATAAATTACTCTTCTCCTGTAGAGAGGATAGATGCGGTCAAGTATATCATAAGGGGCCTTGTATACGAAAAGGTCGCGATGATTGACAAAATATTTTCGCAGGGGTTTGCGGATGTCGACGAGACATACCCGGAGCTTAGAGGTTATGTAGCAATCGCAAAAGGGATTGGAATAGTTAATGGTTTCGGCGGGAGTTTCTATCCGGAAAGCCATCTTAAAAGGGGAGATGCGGCTATAATGATATACAACAGACTAAGCCAATAGAGGCGAGCATTTAAAATTATCCCCGCCGGCAATGGTGTGCTATAATGAAAAAAACAGGGCACTGCCTAAAAAAGGGGAGATAATAATTGGGATTGTTCGATGATTGGAATAGAATGTCGGAAGATAAGCAGAATCAAGAGGAATATGATGAATTTTGGAAAGCATATTTTCTAAAAGAAAAGGATGCTTATGACAAAATTCTGACAGGTGGCAAGTTTGTAATATCGGGTAAAACTTCCGATGTGGCAAAAGAATTGGGACTCTCAAGTGAGGAGCTGACCGGATTTATTGACGGCATCAATACGAGCCTGAAAAAGCCTATTGAAGTTGAAAAATTGGAAGCGGATTCCGAAATATCGATGGATATTGAAGTTGAAAAACTATATTTAAATATGCACAAGGCCGAAGCCGATTGGCTTTACGATCTTGAAATATGGAACAATCTTCTTAGCGCTGAAAAAAGAGAAGAAATAAAAAAAGATTTCAATAGCTCTAAGACATTCAAAAGAGAAGAAGAAAAAGTGGGTCGTAATGACCCATGTCCCTGCGGAAGCGGAAAAAAATACAAGAAATGTTGCGGAAAAAACAAGTAAGGAAATAGAGATAAATAACAAAAATCAAGCCCCATAGCCATAAGGCTATGGGGCTTGATTTTATTCTTTTTTCAATACAGCAATAATATTGTGAATTTTTCCATCATCTATAAGTCTTATGCAATCCTCTTTTGATGCTTTTTGGTCAATCATGAAGCTAATTTTACCCGTCGATAGAGCGGCTGGATTCTGCACCTCTATCTTGTAAAGCGTATGTTTATAGGTGTATTCTATACTATACTTTTTCCAAAAGGTAGGTATGCATGGATGCAGATGAATGGAGTTTCCTTCTTTT from Peptostreptococcaceae bacterium carries:
- a CDS encoding S-layer homology domain-containing protein, producing MSMTENKTDGVRLAYGLKPGKPAIFEAETLSLLNRDGSLYREPEISAYDDLDNHYSREAVEILAENGIYLEGESFLPENIIAQKDFFILFINTMGYYVPDERNDEFIEEMYAYLLRQEIITEDEINYSSPVERIDAVKYIIRGLVYEKVAMIDKIFSQGFADVDETYPELRGYVAIAKGIGIVNGFGGSFYPESHLKRGDAAIMIYNRLSQ
- a CDS encoding SEC-C domain-containing protein, which translates into the protein MGLFDDWNRMSEDKQNQEEYDEFWKAYFLKEKDAYDKILTGGKFVISGKTSDVAKELGLSSEELTGFIDGINTSLKKPIEVEKLEADSEISMDIEVEKLYLNMHKAEADWLYDLEIWNNLLSAEKREEIKKDFNSSKTFKREEEKVGRNDPCPCGSGKKYKKCCGKNK